Sequence from the Leptospira dzoumogneensis genome:
GAAAGTTTAGGATCTTGGTCTATAAAAGAATCTGAATATTCTATTTTTGCAAAATGAACGGAAGTCCCGAATTCCCATTTAGGAGTAGTGAGTCTCGCCAAATGAGATGGATTTGATTCCAGGTCCATAACGGATCCGCCGACTGCCTGGAATGCGCCTCCCATCCCCGCTTGCCTTGCTCCGAAAGAAGTGGGCATAATCCCTTGGAATCCATAAACAGAAGAGTAGATCGAGGAGAATAGGAGTAACAGGATCGGCAAAAGTGGGCCAGTGGCTCTTTTCGGGCCGTTAGATTTGCTCATTATTCTGATAATAATTCCGAGATTCATTCTCAAATTATACAAGATATTCCAAGCTTTGCATTGATCCAAGTCAATTTTTCAGAATCTGGTGAGATAAACCATAGGTTCAGGATATGCTGGATAACGGATAGAGAACCTGGATGCAGTTTCGGTTTTTCTTCTATCTTCCGGAAAGCAGATGAATTCGATCCGAAAATCCCGGATTTCCATCTCGGGAGGCTGGATCCCGTCTATAAAATCCATCCACTCCCAAGTTGGAACATTAATAAAAAGTAATCCCCCCTCCGGGAATTCATAACGCGGCTCTTTCTTATATTCGTTCGAATTCCATTCTAGATGGATATACACTCTGGGATGATGTTCTTCGAAATCCATTATCAATTCGTAATTGATACGATCGAGTGCAGGTTTTAGAGAGGGGAAGGAGATCGTTTTCATAGCTTTCGTTTTAAAAATTTTGCGGCCTTTCTTCCGATTTCTTTTCCTAATTCGACCGTTTCCTCCAGCCTGGATTGTTTCGTGGTGATCAATCCGACTGGGAGTTTGGATTCGGGTGCGATCGTATAAATGCGGACCCCTTTTGGAGGATTAGAAGCGATCTCTCTTGCTGTATTATAATTCGTATGATGGGAAAATTTCATGATCTTGGACAATTTCCTATCTAGAGGAAAGGATAAAAATCTACTGATGGATGTAAGCGGCGGAGAAGAATGTTGGATGGGAGAATTTAATACTACGGTAATATCCTTATATCCTGCCTGAATTAGATCCTGTAATGGCAAAGGATTTAAGATCGCTGCGTCGGATAAATATTCACCTTCTACTTTATATTTTCCCCTGGTTGCGATCGGAAGGGAAGTGGCCGCTTTTAATAGATCAAAAAGATTTTCTTTTGTAGCTTTTCTGTATTCCACGGATCTGGAGCGAAGATTACTTACCGCAATCCTGAGTTCAGGCAGTCCTTTTTTTCCCAAATTTTCGGTTAAGATCCTATATTTTTTTCGGAATAGATAATCTATTAAATATTTCTGATCTAAGAACGGTTTACCGAAAAGGGGGTGGAAGACCGAGATCAATTTTTTACCTGCGAGTTCGTATTTCCAGATAGAAAGAGTGTGATCTCCTGAGACAGGTTCTGGGTCGGGAGTGGTCGCATAATAAGCTGCACAGCAAGCTCCCGAAGAAACCGCCAGGACCAGATCGAAATTTTTGGCAGGTAAAATACAATTCAGAGAATGTAATACTCCTCCCGCAAACGCCCCTTTCATTCCTCCTCCTTCTACCAATAGTGCTCGCTTTCCTTTTTTTGCTTTAGGAAGTTCCATAATTTCTCCTTTGAAGGAAACTTGGAAATTTATTTCTAGTTTCCATTTACAAAAGATAAGAGATCATCCCTTCCGAAAATGTTGCAAATTCAAGACAACCCTAAGGTTAAGAAATTCATTACAACTTATTAAACATGATAAATGTTAATGCGCACATTGATATCGATCAATTGCGTCGGAAAGATTTTCAGTTAAAATTTTATTCTGAAAATGGAAGAGAATAAGAAAGAAAAAATATCCTTATCCACCGAAGTTTTAGTGATCGGAGGCGGTCTCGCCGGGATCGTTCTCGCTTTGGATCTGCTGGATGCCGGAAAGAGAGTAACCTTGGTAGATCGCGATTCCGAGGATCGATTAGGAGGTCTTGCTAGACTTTCTTTCGGAGGTATCTTTATGGTCGATACCCCGATCCAAAGATGGACTGGGATACAGGATAATGTTTCTTTAGCTCTTTCCGATTGGAATTCTACCGCCGAATTTTCGAAGCAAGACAGGTTCCCAAAACTTTGGGCGCAGGAATACGTTAACCGATCCTTAGAAGATATATTCTATTATCTTAAGGGAAAATCCGTCGGCTTCTTTCCTGTCGTTCATTGGGTGGAAAGAGGGATGTTCAAACCGGGGAATAGTGTTCCTAGATTCCATATGGTTTGGGGAACAGGAGACGGATTGATCTCCGCCTTAAAGAAAAATTTATACTCACATAAAAACATAAATCGACTTCATTTCATATTCGGCACCCGAGCTAAGGAGCTGATCCGTTCCGGAAAAAGAGTGCAGGGTTGTGTCGCGGAATCTGAAACGGATGGAATAAGATACGAGATCTTTGCGGAACATACCGTACTCGCCAGCGGTGGAATTGCGGGAGATATGAAGAAGATCCGAAAACATTGGCCTAAATCTCTTGGAAAACCTCCTGAGATCATTCTGAACGGTTCCCATAAATATGCGATCGGAGATCTTCATACCGCTTCTGCAAAGATAGGAGCGAATCTAACTCATCTGGATAAGATGTGGAATTATGCAGCGGGTGTTCATCATCCTGATCCGAAATGGGAGGGAGAAGGACTCAGCTTGGTCCCTCCTAAGTCCGCTCTTTGGTTGAACTCTAAAGGAGAAAGGATCGGACCCATTCCTTTAGTTACCGGTTTTGATACTCGCTATCTTGTAGAAAGGATCTGCGCTCAAGAAGAGAAATTCTCTTGGCAGATCATGAATTGGAAAATTGCAGCTAAGGAACTTGCAGTTTCCGGTTCGGAGTTCAACGACTCGATACGTAATAAGGATTTTTTCGGATTTTTAAAAACGGTATTTTTCGGGAATGAACCATTCTTAAAAAAGATCAGCTCTGAATGTACTGATTTCGTAGTGGCAAATTCAGTCGCGGAACTTGCGGAAGGAATGAACCAATTGAATGAAGATCGTTCCATCGATGCGGAAAAATTAGAAAGAACAATCCTAGAATATGATGAGATGATCGAAAGAGGAGAGGCATTCCATAACGACGATCAACTTAGAAGGATCACACAACTTCGTAATTATCGGGGAGATCGTGCGAGAACCTGTAAGTTCCAAAAGATCTTGGATCGAAAAGCAATGCCTCTCATTGCGATACGTGAATTTATACTTACTCGAAAATCTATGGGTGGGATCCAAACGGATCTAAGATCCAGGGTTTTGGATCCGAAAGGAAATCCTATAGAAGGTTTGTATGCAGTCGGAGAAGCGGCCGGCTTCGGTGGTGGGGGCATCCACGGAAAAGGCGCTCTAGAAGGGACCTTCTTAGGAAG
This genomic interval carries:
- a CDS encoding FAD-binding dehydrogenase, with product MEENKKEKISLSTEVLVIGGGLAGIVLALDLLDAGKRVTLVDRDSEDRLGGLARLSFGGIFMVDTPIQRWTGIQDNVSLALSDWNSTAEFSKQDRFPKLWAQEYVNRSLEDIFYYLKGKSVGFFPVVHWVERGMFKPGNSVPRFHMVWGTGDGLISALKKNLYSHKNINRLHFIFGTRAKELIRSGKRVQGCVAESETDGIRYEIFAEHTVLASGGIAGDMKKIRKHWPKSLGKPPEIILNGSHKYAIGDLHTASAKIGANLTHLDKMWNYAAGVHHPDPKWEGEGLSLVPPKSALWLNSKGERIGPIPLVTGFDTRYLVERICAQEEKFSWQIMNWKIAAKELAVSGSEFNDSIRNKDFFGFLKTVFFGNEPFLKKISSECTDFVVANSVAELAEGMNQLNEDRSIDAEKLERTILEYDEMIERGEAFHNDDQLRRITQLRNYRGDRARTCKFQKILDRKAMPLIAIREFILTRKSMGGIQTDLRSRVLDPKGNPIEGLYAVGEAAGFGGGGIHGKGALEGTFLGSCILTSRIAARSIIKP
- a CDS encoding patatin-like phospholipase family protein, which translates into the protein MELPKAKKGKRALLVEGGGMKGAFAGGVLHSLNCILPAKNFDLVLAVSSGACCAAYYATTPDPEPVSGDHTLSIWKYELAGKKLISVFHPLFGKPFLDQKYLIDYLFRKKYRILTENLGKKGLPELRIAVSNLRSRSVEYRKATKENLFDLLKAATSLPIATRGKYKVEGEYLSDAAILNPLPLQDLIQAGYKDITVVLNSPIQHSSPPLTSISRFLSFPLDRKLSKIMKFSHHTNYNTAREIASNPPKGVRIYTIAPESKLPVGLITTKQSRLEETVELGKEIGRKAAKFLKRKL